The Paludibacter jiangxiensis DNA segment CAGACGTACCCGCAGAAACTTTGCAGGATTGGAAAACGTCAATCATGCAAGCATTGAAGTTTTTTAAGTACGATGAAATAAGCGGAGACTGTGTAATATGTGATTTGCTGGATATTTTGAATAATATATCAGCCACACCGGAACAAATGGGAAAAATATTAGGTATAACCAAATAACGGCCAGTTACATGATACGAATTAAAGACAACACGATAATCATAGAGCACAACGACAATTCCGCTATTGAAACTATAATAGCATGGAAAACTGCTATTATAGATGCAATACAATTTTTGCCGGATGATACAGATCGGGAAACGTACTTTTATTTAGCGCAAATATTGCAAGTATTAGAACCTGATGTTATACAGTTATCAAAAGCACTCAAAACCAAATAAATCTTTGATATATGGAAACTCAACCGATTGCAGTTATCACAGTTCCTCAAACCGAATGGCAGGAAATGTTAGCCGTTGTAAAGGATACCCGGGATAAGGTTTTAGCATTAGCCGCCCCCGAAAAAAAGGAACTGCTAACCCCAAAGGAGGTTTGCGGGATTTTAAAAATAGGGCGGTCTACATTTGAGAGAATGAAAAACGCCGGAACAATCCAGATAACCAAAATTGAGGGCAAAAAGATGGTGTACGTGAAGCGTGCAGACATTGAAAACATGCTAACAGCATAGCACACAACAAACGCCCCGGATAGTCATACACTCTCACCGTATTGGGTATTGTCCACCCTATAACGATAGGCTTACCGGGGCGCAATAAACGAGATACACCGGGATAAGATTTGTTTTCTCAGGCACACAAAGATTTGAACGGTGTATTTCTTCACTAAGCAACATTTTAATATTTATAATTATGGGAAATACATTTGAGCACAGAGCATTACCAAAAACAATCGCCGAATATAATAATTTAGACGAAACGGCAAAAGCAGAGTTAAATAACACAAACCCGGAGCTTTTTCAAGATTTGTTTTTAGCAAAATACGCCCCAAAAACACACAAACAGCTATACCCGAATGCAGCGGCGGCAACACCGGCACCC contains these protein-coding regions:
- a CDS encoding helix-turn-helix transcriptional regulator, with the translated sequence METQPIAVITVPQTEWQEMLAVVKDTRDKVLALAAPEKKELLTPKEVCGILKIGRSTFERMKNAGTIQITKIEGKKMVYVKRADIENMLTA